The DNA region CCGCCGCGTCCCCAAAGCCCTGGGAAAACCGCGGGACGGGTGAGtgtggggtgccgggggtgcccctggggtgccccctccccaggtggGTGCAGACCTGCTTGTActccctccagctcctctgGAAGCTGAGGCTGCCGTTGGCGCGGAGCTGGATGACGGTCCAGCCCCCCCGGTCTGTCTCCATGTCGCAGAACGCCTGCAGCGGAGAGAGCCGGgatgggctgcagagctgggcgAGGAGCGCTGGCTCGGGGTGGGCAGCTgggtgtgtgtgtcccccccccagcttGGGCAGCTCAGCAGGGGTGCTGCATGGGTGCTAGAGCTCGCCGAGGGGCTGGCAAGCATGCGCCGTGCCTGGCTGCGGGGGGTCTCTCCTCCCTCTGTGGCCgtgggcaggggccggggcatGGTGCTCAGGGGTGGGCGGTGGGGGTGCctttaaaatcaattttatcCCACCCGCCTTCaccccctctgcagcccccaaggcCAGACAGGGTGGGGGGCACTGCCCTGGCAGGAGGGGTTGGGATGTGCCCATCCGCAGGGCTACCCACTGTGGTACGGGGCTAGTGTGTGctgggtggcactggggtcagcagcaccccagggtgctgcggTGGGAGCCCTCTCCAGGCAGCGCTCACCTTTTTGGGCTCGCTGAGGTTGGCAATGTGGAGGGTGTAGACCCCGCTGGCATGGATGCCCGCCCGGCGCACCTCGGCGCAGTCCTGGAagagctgctcctgcccgggcagcggggctgcggcaGAGGGGACGGTGAGATGGCAGAAACCCCGCTGGTGCCGCAGCCCCGCCTGGTTTTGTCGCTCTTCCCCGCTCCCTTTGGATGCTTTTGTGCCcatggattatttttctttcttccacatcatctccctgcagctgggcgaggcggcggctgcgaggcaccggggctgccgccaGCCTAAGCCTGAGGATTtgccggggctggggacagagtTGGGACACGGACCCTCCCCGGGGGGCTCGGAGCTGCTCCTCGGATGCAATCCAGGGCTCGTTTGTGACCCACGCCTGAGCTGagcacagggaccccccaccTTCATGGTTGGGGACGAGgagctctcctgctgcctgcaccctgcctgcgccccgGCTCACCTCTGCCCTGGGCGACGAGGCGCACCAGGCTCTGCACCGACTcgaggagctggagctgctggcgctggagcaggctggtgTTGGCGCTGGTGGCCAGCAGCGACTTCTCCAGCTCCTCGATGGTGCCGCTTTGCCGGCTCACCAGGCGCTGCAGCTTCTCCTTCTCCGAGCGGGCTCCGgccagctctgcctggtgcTTCGTCTCCATCTCCAGCACCCGCACCTCCAGGATGCTGAAAGGGGGAGGCAGCGGTGACGGGGGGGCTGCGcctgtgctgggcagggagcgggTGGCAGAGCAGACCCAGCCCCCAGCTGCGGTGCCCCAGCACATCTGCAGGCACCCAAAgctgtccccgtcccctgcCGCACCTCTGGGATGCGCTTAGCCAAGGGGAATCAAAGCCCAaggggctgtgccggggctgTGCAatcccccagggaccccaaCCAGcccctggaggggttcaagcCCCCCCCAAAGTGCAGCTGCACTCCCCTCGGGgtccaggggctgggggggtccccgggtCGCCCCAGGCCCTACTTGTTCCTGTTCTGCAGCTTGTGGATCTCGTTcgtctgcagcagcagctgcttctccagcttGGTGGTGGACAGAGAgttctcctgcagctgcatcTCGATGCGCGACGTCTGGTTCAGCACCTGCCCCGGGAGCGGAGGGGAGCGTTGGCGTGAGCAGCCAGGGCCACGCCACGTCCTCGGTGTCACCGGGCTTGCGGCTCCCCGGCACGCAACGCTCGTACCTCTGCACACAGGTGCATTAAACCATGCATCACCTCGGAGAATCGCCCCGCTTTTAGCAACAGAGAGATCACGTCGCCCACCACAGTCCCGGTGGtgacggggacatggggacacgcgTGCTGTGCGCCCCGGCCACCCCCTACCTGGGCCTCCACGTCGGTGAGCTTGCGGCTCTGCTCAGCGCTCTGGTTGAGGAGGGTGCTGCCGATCTCCAGCATGGTGGCTGTCTGGTTCTGCACCGCCGTCTGCCGCAGCTGCGCCATCTCCGGCTTCATGCTCGTCTGGATGTagctctccagctgcagaggggagCGGAGACGCGGCAGGTCATTCGGCGAGCTCGCCGGGTCCTGCCGCGGTGCGCCGGCTGAGCATGGCGGCACTCGGCACAGCCCCCCGGGCACAGCCCTGGGAGCGTTTTGGCATGGCACGACCCATCTCGGGGCCCTTTGAAGCTTATCGGGAGGACAGAGCAAGCTGTCCGCAGGCTGCACCGCCGCAGGCAAGCCCCTTCGGGCACCGGCTGCCAACGTTCCCGGGCTGCGGTGCCAGCCGGTTGCATCTCGCCGGGGACCTGGCACAGGCTTGCGTGCACCCAAGTCTGCCGGCAAGCTGCGGCTGCTGCCCGGCCGGAGTAGCCTGTGCCGAGCAGCCGGGCAGGGAGTAGCATCAACATCGGCATcagctgccagcccccagccaTCGGTTTTCCCAGGGTTGGGGACATGGACACGGGGGCCACCGTCGGCCGGGGAAGGTGGGTGTCCGGCGTCCCCGCTGCTGCCCCGCCACGGGGAAGCGCTCAGGGCTGGGAAGAAGCCAGCTGCGGACACAACTGAGATGTCGCTTCCGCTTTCCCAGCCCGCGGGGAAGCCGCCTTTCCCAAAGGCTTTTCTATTTCTGGCGGCCCAGCCATGAGGTTCCCATTCGGCCCCTCCCCGGGGCGATGGCCTCGGCGGGGGCACGGTCCCTCGGCAGGGGCCGCGGGGAGCGGAACAGGCCATGCTGCCGCCCACGCTGGGAAAGCATCCCCGCACCGGGCAGCCCCGGAGAGCGAGAGGGGACGGGAGCTGCCcggctccctgcaccccacagatCCCGCTGTCCCCCTCGCTGCCCGgggtcctgctccctgcccgaCCTCCCAGCCGGTGCAGGCAGAACCCCACATCCCCGTGCATCTCGTGATCGGGATCCATCTCGTGGTCGATCTCGGCACCGGCCGGGGTGGGATGCTGCTCTCCCGGCTGGCATGGCGGGCAGGCAGCGGTGCCGGGATGCATGGCAcgggagcagggccagcagcggGCCAGGGCAcagggctctgctctgcacttGTTTGCGCATGACGAAATCTCGCTGGCAGCGGCAGGGCCCCGGTCCTTCCTCCCTAGACCCCGGCAGCAGCAAAACCGTCACCCCACCGCGAGCACCTATGGCGGGCAGGAGCGTCCCGGGGCTGAGCATCCCGGCCGGCATTGCTTGCAGCCCGCTTCCCTGGGGATTTTCCCTTGCGGGAACGTGCTTGTGGGGAGGAAGCAGGGAAAGGTCGGAGAGCCGCGTCTGGAAAACATTTCCCCGAGCTGAGTGATTGCTGGAGAGTTTCCCTTTAACCACGTCGTTAATCTTGTTGCTTCACAGGGCTCAGGGAGGCCTTTTCTCCCTCTcaatcttgcttttttttttttttttttaaataaacatatcTCTGAGCCCGAGGGCAGTACATACCCGTGGAAAGGTCAGGCTGGCACGGGGAGGGCCGAGCACAGCCGGAGAAGCAGCCCCGGCTCccgggcccccagccccggcagctccctgggtgcagctggggctggaggggggcacaggggaccCGAGTGGGACAGGCTCTGTGCAGAGGGCAGGGAAACCAGGATCCTCCCCGCTTCGCCCCATGGGTGCTGAAGTGAGCCGGGCTCGCCTGGGCTTGCACCCCTCGTTCCTCACCAAGAAGGGCAGAGCAGCCGGGGGGATGATCGTGGTGCTGCAGGTCACCCCAAAACgctgccctggagcaggaggaaaccCCAGCCACCCCACTGTCCCCGGGCTGGGGACCCGTTGCGCATGGCTGGATTGTCCCGTGCCACCTTCTTGCAGCCACAtccctccccgtccccatccccgtcctgCCCCGGCATCTCTAAGCACCCCACAAGCACCAAAccaggggggtcccagggccagaggtgggggggaagccccctgcacccacgcCAGGGTGAGCAGCACCGGCCCCCGTGCCACGGGTGCCCCAGAACTGCCAACCTGCCGCTGCCCCGCTGGGGACCCCAACCCGCCCCGAGCCTCCCCCCAAGACCCGGTGGCTCCATCAAATGTTTGTGTTTGAAGGAAAACGAATTCCTCCTGAGATGGGAACGGCCGACGGGCCGGCGAGCAGCAGCCACGTGTCGCTGCGCACCGGGTCCTCGCCACGTCCCTGTCCCTCCCGGCCACCGCGGGGGCTGCACATGGGGACCAGCACCCCAGCGCTGCGGATGGGGTCCCTTGGGgaagctgggtgctgggggtagCCAAGGGGGCCCAGGGAGCCCTGCCGGGTGCCGGGAGCTGGGGCGCCTGCTGGCAGAGctccccgggccggggcagAGCAGACGGGCAAGCAATGTTGTTTACAATCCGTCCCTGAACCCGATGCCTCCTTTGAGCCCCGGTTTGTTTGTTCAGGCCTGGAGTCCGACCAAAACAAGCGTCCCTGGGCAGCTCCGGTTAAATTAGGAAAGCCAAggaacacaacaaaaaaaaaaaaaaaagcgctaaAATCTGCCTTTGCTGGAGGGGCCgtgctgcagggacaggatgggatgggatgggatgggatgggatgggatgggatgggatgggatgggataggatggggtgggatgggatgggatgggatgagatgggatgggatggtaccggatggggtgggatgggatgggatggtaGGGTACcagatggggtgggatgggatgggatgggatgggatgggatgggatgggatgggatgggatggtaCCGGATGGGGTAGGATGGTACcggatggggtgggatgggatgggatggtaGGATAccagatgggatgggatggtaTGGTACcggatggggtgggatgggatgggatgggatgggatggtaGGGTACcggatggggtgggatgggatgggatgggatgggatgggatgggatgggatgggatgggatggtaGGGCATcggatggggtgggatgggatggtagcggatggggtgggatgggacaggatggggtgCTGGCTGCCCAGTGCCTCACTGCCTCCTGCTCCTTAGGGCTGCGGTGTGGGGCATCGCTGCCCACAGCTGCCCAGATGTGCAGCTCCACTTTGTCCACAGCTGCCTGCTCCGGGGCAGGGCCATGTGTGCCTGCGGTGGGACCCCCAGTCCCCCGCCTTGCTCAGCCATGCCCAAAGGCTGCCCTTGCCCCTAGAGAAGCTCAGAGCTGGCCCGGGCACCCAGGGCAcaggcaccccagggtgcaggcACCCCAGGGCTGTGCATGCACCGCAGACCCAGCAGCTCCCGCAGCGCTGGACGTTCTCTGCCACCAGCCAGGTGGTGGCTGGCTCTGCCGGTCCCTCCGCGACACCCCGGCCTGGCTTTCAGTGGAGCCATGGCTCAGCGTGTTCCCAGCTTTTGAGGAATTTGTCATCTAGGATGgctgaggggacagggacagccctGCGCATCCCTGCCCTTGCCTGTTGCTGCCCCGCCATCCCCACAGCCAGCAGCCGGGAGAGGGTCCCCAAGCAGCGTGGCCGGTGCAGgccacccccaggaccccccattTGGTGTGTTTGACCCCCGCCCCGAGGGCTGCGGGTGCTCCGCACGCACTGTCCCGCAGCACCGCTAGCCCTGCTCATCTGGGTGGATCTTCCAGCAAACTGGGGTGCAGAGTCACGCAGGTCTCTTTGCAGGACATGGCGAGGGCGTGGTGCTGGCGATGCCACTTGGCTCGAGGGCTGGTGGCAGCTGGGGACAAGCTGTTCGCCCTCTTATCAGCACCGGCATCTATGTCCCAGTGCCGCTGCCTCGCTGAGGCGTGGGGTTTACAGCACCCCGGGGAGGTGTCTCCCGGGACGAGCCAGCCGGGAGCTATTCCTGGCTCTGATGCAGGCGGCCGCGCTTGGCAGACGGGGCTCCAGTGGTGCCCGCGAGCCCTCGGGAAGGAAACGCCACTTCCTGCCGCGGGTGGTGGGGACGGGGCgagccggggtggggggcacaccCCTGGGCATGCAGCCCCTCTAGTGCAGCACCCCACtaccccccaccctgcacccacccacgCGCCGCGGGGCTGCGTGGGAGCCACGGCTCCCACTCAAAGTCTCACCAAACGCCAGGAGCTTTTGCAAAGCCCCTGAGTTGGAAAACGGTGAAGGTGGAGAGGTTTTGGTGGCCTCTGCCCTTACATCCTTCGCTCCACCACCTGCTAAAACCCTTCCCAAGAGCTTTCCAGCAGGGCCGCATCCTGACCGAGAACAGGGAGCACGGAGCCCCAAGGGATGCCCGGGACAGCCAGCCCCGCTGGGACCACGAGGAGCCATGGCAGGGATCGCAGTGGGATACAGCTGCGGCAGCACGCACCGGTGAGCTGCAGCACCCACGGGCTGCAGCACCCGCAGCACCCATCCCCTCCAAGGAGACGGTGCCTGGTGCAGATGGGGCAGGACCAGCCCCAAATTGCAAACCTGCAGCGGAGACACTGAGCTGGCCGCAGCGCTGCCGCTCGGGTGGGCACGAAACCCCCGTGCACCCGGCTCTGCCTCCGGCAgcctggagcaggcagagagcCGGAGCGGGCAGCCGGTACGGGGATGCTGCGCGCTTGGGTGCTGGAGGCAGACCCCCGCCCGTGCCACCCCGCCACCCaaccccccccgccgccccgcacccTACCTTCAGCAGCCACTGGGTGCTGTTCTCCAGGATCCTCTCGAGGTGCCGCAGGCGCTGGGCGGCCCCGTGGCCGGCGTGCGCGGTGCCAGCCGGCGAGTCCCGCTGCAGCAGCGCgttggcggggccgggggcggcggggcaaGGCGGCGGGTCGGCCTCGGGCAGCACGAAGGTGTAGCTGCAGTGGCCGTGCTGCACACGGTGGTAacgccggcggccgcccccctcCAGCGCCCGGCGCTGGGCTCCGGCTGCGCACAGTGCCGTCGTGGCACAGGTCAGGGCCACCAGGCCAAGGCTGAGCACCCGCATGGCGCAGGGGTCCCCACGGCGCTGGGAGGGGGGCCAAAGTGGGGTGCCACGGCTGGGGATGTGCCGGCACTTCCCGGGCCACCGCGACGCCGCTTTTTACCGGGACGGGTCAGTGGGTGCTCACCGCCAAGGCGAAACGCTGCGATTTTGGCATTTCCTCCCTCTGAGCCGGCTCCGGCCGCCCCGGCCTTTTATCGCCAGGCAGCCGCAGCGCTcgcagggggagaggggaaaaaaaaaaaaaaaaaaaaagaaaaacaaaggaaaaaatctgtttaaaaacaatacttctatcttttttctctcctcctagCCCACTGCGGGCAGATCAAGTTTCACACGTGATCTATAAATGTCTCGCACACACTCGCACACGCAGCCCCCGTCCCTCCCCCGGCTCCAcgcaccccccggccccccggccgTTCTCTGCGCAGCTCATTGCACCTCAGCAGCGCCGTGGCAGCACCGCCAGCACCGAGCCCTCCCACCCTCCGGCCCCGGCACCCAGCGAGTCCCCCCCGACTCAGCACCCGCTGGGACCCACCGCCCCCAGGACAGCCCCATCCCGCGGAGCAGAGCTCTCCCTCCCCGTGTCCCGGCTATTTATAACGCTGGAGGGAGCCAGGCCTGGATTTGGCTGCTCTGGCTGCGGGACAAGCCCATGGGGACCGGGACGGGGGCTGTTTCCCAGGCGGAGCTTGGCAAGACCCAGCCAGACCCTGCGCAGGGCTCGGGGTGCCCAGCTGCT from Pelecanus crispus isolate bPelCri1 chromosome 14, bPelCri1.pri, whole genome shotgun sequence includes:
- the ANGPT4 gene encoding angiopoietin-4 → MRVLSLGLVALTCATTALCAAGAQRRALEGGGRRRYHRVQHGHCSYTFVLPEADPPPCPAAPGPANALLQRDSPAGTAHAGHGAAQRLRHLERILENSTQWLLKLESYIQTSMKPEMAQLRQTAVQNQTATMLEIGSTLLNQSAEQSRKLTDVEAQVLNQTSRIEMQLQENSLSTTKLEKQLLLQTNEIHKLQNRNNILEVRVLEMETKHQAELAGARSEKEKLQRLVSRQSGTIEELEKSLLATSANTSLLQRQQLQLLESVQSLVRLVAQGRAPLPGQEQLFQDCAEVRRAGIHASGVYTLHIANLSEPKKAFCDMETDRGGWTVIQLRANGSLSFQRSWREYKQGFGDAAGEYWLGNEAVHLLTSQAPYALRIELRDWEGGQVYAHYGKFQLGSERQLYRLSLQDYSGTAGQQSGMALQGTRFSTRDADNDNCLCKCAQMLSGGWWFDACGLSNLNGIYYPARHNIRKLNGIRWHHFQGPSYSLKGTRMLIRPTGF